A part of Papaver somniferum cultivar HN1 unplaced genomic scaffold, ASM357369v1 unplaced-scaffold_118, whole genome shotgun sequence genomic DNA contains:
- the LOC113330696 gene encoding uncharacterized protein LOC113330696, with amino-acid sequence MDCETPCSFKFADDKIIESTPAKLAGIFCMQRIGSRKGQKLLKYYCPSDLTDNVLYSKYFTDIKSTKHQTTVTKTNILEKIKQLMAKRRKSGKRKKVDEKDLVCLIGLYLCCVLFFGDKNANGVNAKYLSIVETYDTVLKVSWPDLIHEHLFEEIHTNLSCLSNVKACVQYLLLLFAEHTPAGLIPKVENHEEDIPRVGRWDIYQISDYIWKTDMTQFSPTPSFVAEFSQLEKQLGISTVVPSKDDLQSWLKAQTIENSHLKEQLQEKQAMLKAVYAIAREGISEGDLSGTAEFKVHKFSCQIMQAMGIDPYKVTQEEFMQHEDDVHGGTEHGATEHEEEELQLVETEQQGDGSTEQEKEKDDTPPKKRPVAKQKPTPTNNVDEEQKKDVEETPVTDEAQKKAADGGVVDGAGDDVAAKAVGDDVTAKVNEDTPATVGDGLVMTAPTQPTPGTFDDSSASTQFEDSMVITATTPQTQPDNAQTYRLVQLGANPDDMTNVEVSEMIDEIVSNINKTEHGPAVTENAEPTSTATTQENVFSLGLEKTPKPAGELLKEAANTIRERQPSLTTTCAEE; translated from the exons atggattgtgagacaccatgttcattcaAGTTTGCTGATGATAAGATTATAGAGTCTACACCGGCAAAGCTGGCTGGTATATTTTGCATGCAGAGGATTGGAAGCAGAAAGGGTCAGAAGCTGTTAAAGTACTATTGTCCTAGTGATTTGACTGACAATGTTTTATACAGCAAATACTTCACCGATATCAAATCTACAAAGCATCAGACGACGGTGACTAAGACaaacattttagagaagataaaacaacttatggcaaaaaggagaaaaagtgggaaaagaaagaaagttgatgaAAAGGATCTAGTTTGCCTGATAGGTCTTTATCTTTGCTGTGTATTGTTTTTTGGCGACAAAAATGCCAATGGAGTGAACGCGAAATATCTTAGTATCGTTGAAACTTATGATACGGTGCTCAAGGTGTCGTGGCCTGATTTAATACACGAGCACTTGTTTGAAGAGATTCATACTAATCTTAGTTGTTTGTCAAATGTGAAGGCTTGTGTGCAATACCTACTG ttaTTGTTTGCTGAACACACGCCAGCAGGATTAATCCCGAAAGTTGAGAACCACGAGGAAGATATCCCGAGGGTTGGGAGATGGGATATATACCAGATTTCTGATTACATTTGGAAAACAGACATGACACAGTTTTCG ccaactcctagctttgtggctgagttttcacagcttgagaAGCAGCTGGGTATATCAACCGTGGTACCCAGCAAGGACGACCTGCAAAGTTGGCTGAAAGCGCAAACTATTGAGAATAGCCATCTGAAAGAGCAACTGCAAGAAAAGCAAGCAATGCTTAAAGCAGTGTATGCAATTGCAAGAGAAGGGATATCAGAAGGGGACCTTTCAGGAACAGCGGAATTCAAGGTtcacaaatttagttgccaaattatgcaagcaatgggtattgatccttacaaagtgacccaggaagagtttatgcaacatgaagatgatgtacatggaggtactgagcatggagctactgagcatgaagaagaagagttacaatTAGTTGAGACAGAGCAACAAGGAGATGGAAGTACtgagcaagagaaagagaaagatgac actccaccaaagaaaaggCCTGTCGCAAAGCAAAAGCCCACTCCTACAAATAATGTTgatgaggagcagaagaaagatgTTGAAGAGACACCTGTTACGGATGAGGCACAGAAGAAAGCTGCAGATGGTGGAGTTGTGGATGGGGCAGGTGATGATGTAGCTGCAAAAGCCGTAGGTGATGATGTTACTGCAAAAGTCAATGAGGATACACCTGCAACTGTTGGTGACGGTTTGGTTATGACTGCTCCAACTCAGCCAACTCCTGGAACTTTTGATGACAGTTCTGCTTCAACACAGTTTGAGGACTCCATGGTGATAACTGCTACAACACCGCAAACACAGCCTGACAATGCTCAGACCTACAGGTTGGTGCAACTAGGAGCTAACCCCGATGATATGACGAATGTTGAAGTGAGTGAAATGATAGATGAGATCGTCAGCAACATTAACAAAACTGAACATGGACCCGCAGTGACGGAGAATGCAGAACCTACCTCAACTG CTACAACGCAGGAAAACGTTTTTAGCCTTGGATTAGAAAAAACTCCAAAACCTGCAGGAGAGTTACTGAAGGAAGCTGCGAATACAATAAGAGAAAGGCAACCATCATTAACAACAACGTGTGCTGAGGAATAG